A window from Streptomyces sp. NBC_00299 encodes these proteins:
- a CDS encoding branched-chain amino acid aminotransferase: MTTPTIELKPSASPLSSADREAILANPGFGRHFTDHMVTIKWTEGRGWHDGQLVPYAPLSLDPATMVLHYAQEIFEGLKAYRQPDGSVATFRPEKNALRFQSSARRLGMPELPVETFIEACDALVGQDQAWVPTHGGEESLYLRPFMFATEVGLGVKPASEYLFIVIASPAGAYFPGGVKPVSIWVSEDHVRAVPGGMGDAKTGGNYAASLLAQAEAAAEGCAQVCYLDAVERKWVEELGGMNLYFVYGDKIVTPSLTGSILEGVTRDSLLSVARDLGYEAEEGRISVDQWQRDAGDGTLTEVFACGTAAVITPVGTVKRTGAQWRQGDGEPGEVTMKLRQALLDVQRGKVEDKHGWMHKLG; the protein is encoded by the coding sequence ATGACGACGCCCACGATCGAGCTCAAGCCGTCCGCCAGCCCGCTCTCCTCCGCAGACCGCGAGGCGATACTGGCCAACCCCGGGTTCGGCCGCCACTTCACCGACCACATGGTGACGATCAAGTGGACCGAGGGCCGAGGCTGGCACGACGGCCAGCTCGTGCCGTACGCGCCGCTCTCCCTCGACCCGGCCACGATGGTCCTGCACTACGCGCAGGAGATCTTCGAGGGCCTCAAGGCCTACCGTCAGCCCGACGGGTCCGTCGCCACGTTCCGTCCCGAGAAGAACGCCCTGCGTTTCCAGTCCTCCGCCCGCCGGCTCGGCATGCCCGAGCTGCCGGTCGAGACGTTCATCGAGGCCTGCGATGCGCTGGTGGGCCAGGACCAGGCCTGGGTCCCGACGCACGGTGGCGAGGAGTCCCTCTACCTGCGGCCGTTCATGTTCGCGACGGAGGTCGGCCTGGGCGTGAAGCCCGCGAGCGAGTACCTCTTCATCGTCATCGCCTCCCCGGCCGGGGCCTACTTCCCGGGCGGCGTCAAGCCGGTGTCCATCTGGGTCTCCGAGGACCACGTCCGCGCGGTGCCGGGCGGCATGGGCGACGCCAAGACGGGCGGCAACTACGCAGCCTCCCTGCTGGCCCAGGCCGAGGCCGCCGCCGAGGGCTGCGCCCAGGTCTGCTACCTGGACGCGGTCGAGCGCAAGTGGGTCGAGGAACTCGGCGGCATGAACCTGTACTTCGTGTACGGCGACAAGATCGTCACCCCGTCCCTCACCGGCTCCATTCTGGAGGGCGTCACCCGCGACTCCCTCCTGTCCGTCGCCCGTGACCTCGGCTACGAGGCCGAGGAGGGCCGCATCTCCGTCGACCAGTGGCAGCGCGACGCGGGGGACGGCACCCTCACCGAGGTCTTCGCCTGCGGGACGGCCGCCGTCATCACCCCGGTCGGCACCGTGAAGCGCACCGGCGCCCAGTGGCGGCAGGGCGACGGGGAGCCCGGCGAGGTCACGATGAAGCTGCGCCAGGCCCTTCTCGACGTGCAGCGGGGCAAGGTCGAGGACAAGCACGGCTGGATGCACAAGCTGGGCTAA
- a CDS encoding urease subunit alpha, protein MNPHEYAATHGPRAGDRIRLGDSGLTIRVESDSQRYGDEFLAGFGKTARDGLHLKAAAVRETCDVVISNVVVIDAALGIRKVSIGIREGRICSIGRAGNPDTLDGVDVVVGTGTSIVSGEGLIATAGSVDTHVHLLSPRIMEASLASGVTTIIGQEFGPVWGVGVNSPWALRHAFNAFDAWPVNIGFLGRGSSSDRAPLVEALAEGGASGFKVHEDMGAHTRALDTALRVAEEYDVQVALHSDGLNECLSVEDTLRVLEGRTIHAFHIEGCGGGHVPNVLKMAGVPNVIGSSTNPTLPFGRDAVAEHYGMIVSVHDLKTDLPGDAAMARDRIRAGTMGAEDVLHDLGAIGITSSDAQGMGRAGETVRRTFAMAGKMKAEFGAPDDGDDNERVLRYMAKLTINPAIAHGLSHEVGSIEVGKLADIVLWRPEYFGAKPQLVLKSGFPAYGVVGDPNAATDTCEPLVLGPQFGAYGATPADISVAFVAQAAVDQGNDTMPTRRRRVAVRGTRGIGPADLRLNSRTGAVDVDQRTGLVTLDGEPLRSEPADSVSLNRLYFL, encoded by the coding sequence ATGAATCCTCACGAGTACGCCGCCACCCACGGCCCCCGCGCCGGCGATCGCATCCGCCTCGGCGACTCCGGCCTGACGATCCGCGTCGAGTCGGACTCCCAGCGCTACGGCGACGAGTTCCTCGCCGGGTTCGGCAAGACCGCCCGGGACGGGCTGCACCTCAAGGCGGCCGCCGTCCGGGAGACCTGTGACGTGGTGATCAGCAACGTCGTCGTGATCGACGCGGCGCTGGGGATCCGCAAGGTCTCCATCGGCATCAGGGAGGGCCGGATCTGCTCGATCGGGCGGGCCGGGAACCCCGACACCCTCGACGGCGTCGACGTCGTGGTCGGCACGGGCACGTCGATCGTGTCCGGCGAGGGGCTCATCGCCACCGCCGGGTCCGTCGACACGCATGTGCACCTGCTGTCGCCGCGCATCATGGAGGCCTCGCTCGCCTCCGGCGTGACCACGATCATCGGGCAGGAGTTCGGGCCGGTGTGGGGCGTCGGCGTCAACTCCCCGTGGGCGCTGCGGCACGCGTTCAACGCCTTCGACGCCTGGCCCGTCAACATCGGCTTCCTGGGGCGCGGTTCCTCGTCGGACCGGGCCCCGCTCGTCGAGGCCCTCGCCGAGGGCGGCGCCTCCGGCTTCAAGGTGCACGAGGACATGGGCGCCCACACCCGGGCGCTGGACACGGCCCTGCGGGTCGCCGAGGAGTACGACGTCCAGGTCGCCCTGCACAGCGACGGCCTGAACGAGTGCCTCTCGGTCGAGGACACCCTGCGCGTACTGGAAGGCCGCACCATTCACGCCTTCCACATCGAGGGCTGCGGCGGCGGACACGTCCCGAACGTGCTGAAGATGGCCGGCGTCCCGAACGTCATCGGCTCCTCCACCAACCCGACCCTGCCCTTCGGCCGGGACGCGGTCGCCGAGCACTACGGCATGATCGTCTCCGTCCACGACCTGAAGACCGACCTGCCCGGCGACGCCGCCATGGCCCGCGACCGCATCCGCGCCGGGACGATGGGCGCCGAGGACGTGCTGCACGACCTGGGCGCGATCGGCATCACCTCGTCGGACGCGCAGGGCATGGGGCGCGCCGGCGAGACGGTCCGCCGTACCTTCGCGATGGCCGGGAAGATGAAGGCCGAGTTCGGCGCCCCGGACGACGGCGACGACAACGAGCGTGTCCTGCGCTACATGGCCAAGCTGACCATCAACCCGGCCATTGCGCACGGCCTCTCGCACGAGGTGGGGTCGATCGAGGTCGGCAAGCTCGCCGACATCGTGCTGTGGCGGCCGGAGTACTTCGGTGCCAAGCCGCAGCTGGTGCTGAAGTCCGGCTTCCCTGCCTACGGCGTGGTCGGCGACCCCAACGCGGCCACCGACACCTGCGAACCCCTCGTCCTGGGACCGCAGTTCGGGGCGTACGGCGCCACGCCCGCCGACATCTCCGTCGCCTTCGTCGCGCAGGCCGCCGTCGACCAGGGCAACGACACCATGCCGACCCGGCGCCGCAGGGTCGCCGTGCGCGGCACGCGCGGCATCGGGCCGGCCGACCTGCGCCTCAACTCCCGTACCGGCGCCGTCGACGTGGACCAGCGCACCGGCCTGGTCACCCTCGACGGTGAGCCGCTGCGCTCCGAACCGGCCGACTCGGTCTCCCTCAACCGCCTCTATTTCCTGTGA
- a CDS encoding cytosine permease — translation MPMEQRGVDTIPDGERTSGPRDLVSILLGSNLCLGVIVFGWLPPSFGLDWWASVSSVVVGTVAGTALTAPLALISLRTATNLSTSSGAQFGVRGRLVGSVVGLLLALGYTALTVWIGGDVMVGVLGRLVGLPASGISYGVVYGLLAAATVAGAVYGYRVLLTMSRVLAIGMTALLVLGVIAYAPHFTTGALPEAGGYLLGGFWPTWLLATVAAGLSGPIAFITLLGDYTRYISPARHSSRRVLHATWLGLSLGLLIPQLFGTFTAYAAGAALDYAGPLVSASPGWYLVPLLLAASAGSVGNAGLMLYSMGLDLDAILPRASRATATYTVAVIATACVFVGHYYSSAQDAMTSFVLLLTAIGTPWAVITLIGFARCRGVYDAEALQVFNRRARGGIYWYRAGWNIPATVAWALGATVGLLAVSLPSYEGPLLAVTGGVDCSFLLSGLVGGVTYVLLTIADSAPVRERAAADSEAAAALTVKAES, via the coding sequence ATGCCGATGGAACAGCGCGGAGTCGACACCATCCCCGACGGGGAACGCACGAGCGGGCCCCGGGATCTCGTCTCGATCCTGCTGGGGTCCAACCTCTGCCTCGGAGTGATCGTCTTCGGCTGGCTGCCGCCGTCGTTCGGCCTGGACTGGTGGGCGTCGGTGAGCTCGGTCGTCGTGGGCACCGTGGCCGGCACGGCCCTGACCGCCCCGCTCGCGCTGATCTCCCTGCGCACGGCGACGAACCTGTCCACGTCCTCGGGCGCCCAGTTCGGCGTGCGAGGCCGCCTCGTCGGCTCGGTGGTCGGCCTCCTGCTGGCCCTCGGCTACACCGCCCTGACCGTGTGGATCGGCGGCGACGTGATGGTCGGCGTGCTGGGCCGGCTGGTCGGGCTGCCGGCGAGCGGAATCTCGTACGGCGTGGTCTACGGACTGCTGGCCGCGGCGACCGTCGCGGGAGCGGTGTACGGCTACCGCGTGCTGCTCACCATGTCCCGCGTCCTCGCGATCGGCATGACGGCCCTGCTGGTCCTCGGTGTGATCGCCTACGCCCCACACTTCACGACCGGCGCGCTGCCGGAGGCGGGCGGCTATCTGCTGGGCGGCTTCTGGCCCACCTGGTTGCTGGCGACGGTGGCCGCGGGCCTGTCCGGGCCGATCGCCTTCATCACGCTGCTCGGCGACTACACCCGCTACATCTCGCCGGCCCGCCACTCCTCCCGCCGGGTGCTGCACGCGACCTGGCTCGGCCTCTCCCTCGGCCTGCTGATCCCCCAGCTCTTCGGCACCTTCACGGCGTACGCGGCGGGGGCCGCCCTCGACTACGCCGGACCGCTGGTCTCCGCCTCCCCCGGCTGGTACCTGGTCCCGCTCCTGCTGGCCGCCTCCGCCGGGTCGGTCGGCAACGCGGGCCTGATGCTCTACTCCATGGGCCTCGACCTGGACGCCATCCTGCCGCGCGCGTCCCGGGCGACGGCCACGTACACGGTCGCGGTGATCGCCACCGCCTGTGTCTTCGTCGGCCACTACTACTCGTCCGCGCAGGACGCGATGACGTCCTTCGTCCTGCTGCTGACGGCGATCGGCACCCCGTGGGCGGTCATCACCCTGATCGGCTTCGCACGCTGCCGTGGCGTGTACGACGCGGAGGCCCTCCAGGTCTTCAACCGCCGGGCGCGGGGCGGGATCTACTGGTACCGGGCGGGCTGGAACATCCCGGCGACGGTGGCATGGGCCCTGGGCGCGACGGTCGGCCTGCTGGCCGTCTCGCTCCCGTCGTACGAGGGGCCGCTGCTGGCCGTGACCGGCGGGGTGGACTGCAGTTTCCTGCTGTCGGGGCTGGTGGGAGGGGTGACGTACGTGCTGCTGACGATCGCCGACTCCGCTCCGGTACGCGAAAGGGCCGCCGCGGACTCGGAGGCCGCGGCGGCCCTGACGGTCAAGGCCGAGAGTTAG
- the ureA gene encoding urease subunit gamma: MRLTPTERDRLLLFGAAELARARRARGLRLNVPEATALIADTVCEAARDGARLAEAIERARSVLGPDDVLPGVADVVTEVHVEAVFDDGSRLAVVSDPIGGGGPADQGPGALLPGPEHAEPEAVLRVIVTNTATVPVSVTSHFHFFEANPRLDFDRGASYGMRLAVPAGSSTRFGPGESVEVGLVPIGGERIAIGFAGLVDGALDAPGVKEEALRRAAACGYLGATAPGGEFQGAQR; encoded by the coding sequence GTGAGACTGACCCCGACGGAACGTGACCGGCTGCTGCTCTTCGGAGCCGCCGAACTGGCCCGGGCCCGCCGGGCCAGAGGGCTCAGGCTGAACGTGCCCGAGGCGACCGCGCTCATCGCGGACACCGTCTGCGAGGCCGCCCGCGACGGCGCCCGCCTCGCCGAGGCGATCGAGCGTGCCCGGTCCGTGCTCGGGCCGGACGACGTGCTGCCGGGCGTGGCGGACGTCGTCACCGAGGTACATGTCGAGGCCGTCTTCGACGACGGCTCGCGGCTGGCGGTCGTGTCCGACCCCATCGGTGGCGGCGGGCCCGCGGACCAGGGCCCGGGCGCGCTGCTGCCGGGACCCGAGCACGCCGAGCCCGAGGCGGTCCTGCGGGTGATCGTGACGAACACCGCCACCGTGCCGGTCTCCGTGACCTCCCACTTCCACTTCTTCGAGGCCAACCCGCGCCTCGACTTCGACCGCGGCGCGTCCTACGGCATGCGCCTCGCCGTTCCGGCCGGGTCGTCGACGCGCTTCGGGCCGGGGGAGAGCGTCGAGGTCGGGCTGGTCCCGATCGGGGGCGAGCGGATCGCCATCGGGTTCGCGGGGCTCGTGGACGGGGCGCTGGACGCGCCGGGGGTGAAGGAAGAGGCCCTGCGCAGGGCCGCCGCCTGCGGATATCTGGGAGCCACGGCTCCAGGGGGCGAGTTTCAGGGAGCACAACGATGA
- a CDS encoding 3-isopropylmalate dehydrogenase: protein MSRSLNLAVIPGDGIGQEVVAEGLKVLSAVLPQDVKLETKEYDFGARRYHATGETLTDADLDALKKHDAILLGAIGDPGVPSGVLERGFLLKLRFAFDHHVNLRPSKLLPGVATPLAGQPEIDFVVVREGTEGPYTGNGGTIRKGTEHEVATEVSVNTAFGVERVVRDAFARAQARPRKKLALIHKNNVLTFAGHLWTNIFNKVAEEFPEVATEYMHVDAATIYLVTQPERFDVIVTDNLFGDIITDLAAAVSGGIGVAASGNINPSGAFPSMFEPVHGSAPDIAGQGKADPTATVLSVALLLRHLGYDAEAARIDEAVSADLAERTGKPARSTSEIGDALAVRVAD, encoded by the coding sequence ATGTCTCGCAGCCTCAATCTCGCAGTGATTCCCGGTGACGGCATCGGCCAGGAGGTCGTGGCCGAAGGCCTGAAGGTCCTCTCCGCCGTCCTTCCGCAGGATGTGAAGCTGGAGACCAAGGAGTACGACTTCGGCGCCCGGCGCTACCACGCCACGGGTGAGACCCTCACCGACGCCGACCTCGACGCCCTGAAGAAGCACGACGCGATCCTGCTCGGCGCGATCGGCGACCCGGGCGTGCCGTCGGGCGTCCTGGAGCGCGGTTTCCTGCTGAAGCTCCGCTTCGCCTTCGACCACCACGTCAACCTGCGTCCGTCGAAGCTCCTTCCGGGTGTCGCCACCCCCCTCGCCGGACAGCCCGAGATCGACTTCGTCGTGGTCCGCGAGGGCACCGAGGGCCCGTACACCGGCAACGGCGGCACCATCCGCAAGGGCACCGAGCACGAGGTCGCCACCGAGGTCTCCGTGAACACGGCCTTCGGTGTCGAGCGCGTGGTCCGCGACGCCTTCGCCCGCGCGCAGGCCCGCCCGCGCAAGAAGCTCGCGCTGATCCACAAGAACAACGTGCTGACCTTCGCCGGTCACCTGTGGACCAACATCTTCAACAAGGTGGCGGAGGAGTTCCCCGAGGTCGCCACCGAGTACATGCACGTCGACGCGGCGACCATCTACCTGGTCACGCAGCCCGAGCGCTTCGACGTCATCGTCACCGACAACCTCTTCGGCGACATCATCACCGACCTCGCCGCGGCCGTCTCCGGCGGCATCGGCGTCGCCGCGTCCGGGAACATCAACCCGTCCGGCGCGTTCCCGTCCATGTTCGAGCCGGTCCACGGCTCGGCCCCGGACATCGCCGGCCAGGGCAAGGCGGACCCCACCGCCACGGTTCTGTCCGTCGCCCTGCTCCTGCGCCACCTCGGCTACGACGCCGAGGCCGCCCGCATCGACGAGGCGGTCTCCGCCGACCTCGCCGAGCGCACCGGCAAGCCCGCCCGCAGCACGTCGGAGATCGGCGACGCGCTGGCCGTACGAGTAGCCGACTGA